The following coding sequences lie in one Halomonas sp. 'Soap Lake #6' genomic window:
- a CDS encoding winged helix-turn-helix domain-containing protein, with translation MTTALSKTKSSFYRRLYVAYLIEQGIASVPALIEATGMPRRTAQDTISSLAELDIECVFEKGEGERHNIGHYQIRDWGAIDPRWVATNAERLKQVLGYSL, from the coding sequence ATGACCACCGCTTTAAGCAAAACCAAGTCGAGTTTTTACCGCCGCCTATATGTAGCGTACTTAATTGAGCAAGGTATCGCGAGCGTGCCCGCACTAATTGAGGCCACCGGCATGCCTCGCCGTACAGCGCAAGACACTATCTCCTCACTTGCAGAGCTGGATATCGAGTGCGTGTTCGAGAAAGGCGAAGGCGAGCGCCATAATATTGGCCACTACCAGATACGTGACTGGGGTGCGATAGATCCTCGCTGGGTCGCTACAAATGCTGAACGACTTAAACAAGTGCTTGGTTATTCGCTTTAA
- the tyrS gene encoding tyrosine--tRNA ligase, with translation MSTSLLLSDLHRRGLIAQTTHEQALSELLSSPQTVYCGFDPTAGSLHIGHLVPLLMLKRFQDAGHHGVALVGGATGMIGDPSFKATERSLNSPETVKGWVKALNEQIYWLMAPHLEAPFKVVDNAQWIGEINVIDFFRDVGKHFSMNAMINRESVRQRLERPDQGMSFTEFSYALLQSYDFAHLNRTLGCRLQIGGNDQWGNIVSGVDLTRRLNSEQVMGMTLPLITKADGTKFGKTESGTVWLDPKQTSPYHFYQFWLGTDDRDVYRFLRYYTFLSCDAIDEIEANDRLAAGKPQAQRILAETVTRFVHGEEGLETARRISQALFSGDVATLALHELEQLALDGLPCFQVSPEEPLEGALVKGGLASSKRQARELIEQGAVRINGERAGKACLGENFALFDTYWVVQKGKKHFCLLTRATQ, from the coding sequence GTGAGCACATCATTGCTACTAAGCGATTTACATAGGCGTGGTTTAATTGCTCAAACTACCCATGAGCAAGCGCTAAGCGAACTACTGAGTTCGCCACAAACGGTTTACTGCGGCTTTGACCCCACTGCAGGCAGTCTGCACATTGGTCATCTGGTGCCGCTATTAATGCTAAAACGGTTTCAGGATGCAGGTCATCATGGCGTAGCGCTGGTGGGCGGTGCCACAGGCATGATTGGTGATCCCAGTTTTAAGGCTACCGAGCGCTCACTTAACTCCCCTGAAACGGTGAAGGGCTGGGTAAAGGCGCTAAATGAGCAGATTTACTGGCTGATGGCACCCCATCTGGAAGCACCGTTTAAGGTGGTAGATAATGCCCAGTGGATTGGCGAGATCAACGTGATTGATTTCTTCCGTGATGTGGGCAAACACTTTTCGATGAATGCCATGATCAATCGAGAGTCTGTCAGGCAGCGCCTTGAGCGGCCAGATCAAGGGATGTCTTTTACCGAATTTAGCTACGCGTTGCTGCAATCCTACGATTTTGCCCATTTAAATCGCACGCTAGGCTGCCGTTTGCAGATAGGTGGTAACGACCAGTGGGGGAATATTGTTAGTGGTGTTGATTTAACCCGACGCTTGAACAGTGAGCAGGTAATGGGGATGACGCTACCGCTAATCACCAAAGCCGATGGCACCAAGTTTGGCAAAACGGAGTCAGGTACTGTTTGGCTCGACCCTAAGCAAACATCTCCTTACCACTTCTACCAGTTTTGGTTGGGCACTGACGACCGAGACGTGTACCGTTTTTTGCGTTACTACACCTTTTTAAGCTGTGATGCGATTGATGAGATTGAGGCCAATGACCGGCTAGCGGCAGGAAAGCCCCAAGCACAACGAATCCTGGCTGAAACAGTGACCCGCTTTGTGCATGGTGAGGAAGGGCTTGAGACTGCTCGGCGTATTTCCCAGGCACTATTTAGCGGTGACGTTGCAACGCTGGCGTTACATGAGCTTGAGCAGTTAGCACTGGATGGCTTGCCTTGTTTTCAAGTATCACCGGAAGAGCCACTAGAGGGCGCGTTGGTAAAAGGTGGCCTAGCAAGCTCTAAACGTCAGGCTAGAGAGCTAATTGAGCAAGGTGCCGTGCGCATAAACGGAGAGCGTGCTGGCAAGGCTTGCCTGGGCGAGAATTTCGCACTGTTTGATACCTATTGGGTGGTACAAAAAGGCAAAAAGCATTTCTGTTTATTGACCCGCGCTACTCAATAA
- the ctaD gene encoding cytochrome c oxidase subunit I: MSTDSTNTVNQAAAKQDPQQLHDDLHEIWGNPKGLKALTIVNHTTLGLRFMVTGMVFFLIGGILAMLVRTQLAMPDQDFMSPDIYNQVTTMHGTVMMFLFAIPMLEGLAIYMIPKMIGARDLVCPRLTSLGYWCYLFGGIILTSSLILEMAPSSGWFMYTPLSSSEFSPDLGSDFWLLGITFVEISALSAGVEIVVSILRTRTQGMALHKMPLFAWYILAMALMIVVGFPPLILGSILLELERAVGMPFFEVAGGGDPILWQHLFWLFGHPEVYIIFLPAAGIISTLIPVFAGRPIVGYGWVVFAIIVTGFISFGLWVHHMFTVGIPQLAQAFFSAASMLVAVPTAIQVFVWLATLWLGKPKMKLPMLWVMGFLIIFVCGGLTGVMLALVPFNWQVHDTHFVVAHMHYVLVGGMFFPLIAGLYYWLPLFSGRMPSENLGRWGFWLTFLGFNGTFLIMHWTGLLGMPRRIYTYDTGMGWDIYNLLSSVSSFVMSAGIAMVLLDIALHFRFGKPAKQNPWNADTLEWANNMPPSAYNFVSLPKVETRHPLWDDPNLPYTMAEGKHSLAVASHGRREMWGTDPITGKVREIIHLPGNSWWPLFAASALAIVCISLLVRVYALAGIFVLIAGVFLLRWSWENGTHPKAAPEADVAPGDPPLHSRTMDGPGVWAMAIFLIANGSFFLSYLFGWFYLWTVSPEWSMPDVSPLSLSMLVAAGLAVSAGCGVMEKLIRALRHKSDAGLGAGLYLVGGLGAVQVVLTGWALYGANLSPTETSHDAVMLFGLIYALFHGGLAVILTVLQGLRVGYGYVGAYAPFEPVVVAQLWRYNVVTFWVLVGALAVLPRVIGS, translated from the coding sequence ATGAGTACAGACTCCACAAATACAGTAAATCAAGCCGCTGCCAAGCAAGACCCTCAACAGTTACATGATGATCTGCATGAGATTTGGGGGAACCCAAAAGGACTTAAAGCCCTTACGATTGTCAATCACACCACGCTGGGCCTGCGTTTTATGGTCACCGGGATGGTGTTTTTCTTGATTGGCGGCATTCTTGCCATGCTGGTGCGCACCCAACTGGCGATGCCCGATCAAGACTTCATGTCGCCGGACATCTATAACCAAGTTACCACCATGCATGGCACGGTGATGATGTTTCTATTCGCTATTCCCATGTTGGAAGGGTTAGCGATCTATATGATCCCCAAGATGATCGGCGCTCGAGATTTGGTCTGCCCCAGGCTTACCTCGCTGGGCTATTGGTGCTACCTATTTGGCGGCATCATTCTGACCTCTAGTCTAATTTTAGAAATGGCGCCGTCCAGCGGTTGGTTTATGTATACGCCGCTCAGTAGCAGTGAGTTTTCACCCGATTTGGGCTCAGACTTCTGGCTGCTGGGCATTACCTTTGTGGAGATCTCTGCGCTATCGGCAGGTGTTGAAATTGTAGTTTCTATCTTACGTACTCGTACCCAGGGCATGGCGCTGCATAAGATGCCTCTATTTGCCTGGTATATCCTCGCCATGGCGCTAATGATTGTGGTGGGGTTTCCTCCTTTGATCTTGGGCAGTATTTTGCTCGAACTTGAACGTGCTGTTGGGATGCCGTTTTTTGAGGTGGCCGGCGGCGGTGACCCTATTTTATGGCAACACTTGTTTTGGCTTTTTGGTCACCCTGAGGTGTACATCATTTTCCTGCCTGCTGCGGGCATTATTTCTACGCTGATACCCGTATTTGCTGGGCGCCCCATTGTTGGCTATGGCTGGGTGGTATTCGCCATCATAGTGACGGGGTTTATTAGTTTCGGCTTATGGGTGCACCATATGTTCACCGTGGGCATACCCCAGCTTGCCCAAGCATTTTTCTCAGCTGCCAGTATGTTGGTGGCTGTGCCTACAGCTATTCAAGTATTCGTTTGGCTTGCCACACTATGGCTTGGCAAGCCAAAAATGAAGCTGCCAATGCTCTGGGTAATGGGCTTTTTAATTATCTTTGTGTGTGGCGGTTTAACCGGCGTGATGCTGGCGCTGGTACCGTTTAATTGGCAAGTGCATGATACCCATTTTGTTGTAGCGCATATGCATTACGTGTTGGTTGGCGGTATGTTTTTCCCGTTAATTGCTGGGCTTTACTACTGGCTGCCGCTATTCTCTGGGCGCATGCCGTCCGAAAATTTAGGCCGCTGGGGGTTTTGGCTTACCTTCCTAGGATTCAATGGCACCTTCCTGATCATGCACTGGACAGGGCTATTGGGCATGCCACGCCGCATTTATACCTACGATACTGGCATGGGATGGGATATTTATAATCTGCTCTCATCGGTAAGCAGCTTCGTTATGTCGGCAGGCATAGCGATGGTTTTGCTGGATATAGCGCTGCACTTCCGCTTTGGCAAGCCTGCCAAACAGAACCCCTGGAATGCCGATACGCTTGAGTGGGCAAATAACATGCCGCCAAGCGCTTATAACTTTGTCAGCCTGCCGAAAGTGGAGACACGTCACCCCCTCTGGGATGATCCGAATCTTCCCTACACCATGGCTGAAGGCAAACACTCGTTGGCGGTTGCCTCTCATGGCCGGAGGGAAATGTGGGGAACCGATCCGATTACTGGCAAGGTACGCGAAATTATTCACCTGCCGGGTAACTCATGGTGGCCACTGTTTGCTGCTTCAGCCTTGGCCATCGTGTGTATTAGCCTCCTGGTGCGTGTCTATGCATTGGCAGGCATCTTTGTCCTGATTGCGGGCGTTTTTCTACTGCGCTGGTCGTGGGAAAATGGCACGCACCCCAAAGCTGCGCCAGAGGCGGATGTAGCCCCTGGCGATCCGCCGCTGCACTCACGTACGATGGATGGCCCAGGGGTGTGGGCGATGGCCATCTTCTTGATTGCCAACGGCTCGTTTTTCCTCTCCTACCTCTTTGGCTGGTTCTATCTCTGGACCGTGTCGCCCGAGTGGAGTATGCCCGATGTGTCACCGCTCTCCTTAAGCATGTTGGTGGCGGCAGGACTTGCGGTATCGGCAGGGTGCGGTGTGATGGAAAAGCTGATACGTGCCCTTCGCCATAAAAGTGATGCGGGCTTGGGTGCTGGCTTGTACTTGGTTGGTGGACTAGGCGCTGTACAGGTAGTACTCACTGGCTGGGCGCTCTATGGAGCCAACTTATCACCCACTGAAACCAGCCATGATGCAGTAATGTTGTTCGGGCTTATATACGCCCTGTTTCACGGTGGTTTGGCAGTTATTCTGACGGTACTGCAAGGGCTACGCGTGGGCTATGGTTACGTGGGTGCCTATGCGCCTTTTGAGCCAGTGGTAGTGGCACAATTATGGCGCTATAACGTGGTTACTTTCTGGGTACTGGTGGGTGCGCTAGCTGTGCTGCCCCGTGTAATAGGAAGCTAA
- a CDS encoding heavy metal translocating P-type ATPase, giving the protein MHKEGAEHERGREAPLYTLHGMWCTSCALAVEGVLKRLSGVTEVSVHYPTATVWVKGEPDAIQLAALAPRVASIGYQLTELEAVGDAHVRLEQESRYLTLRLVVGAVFGMWTMLASLLIYAGALPSHQVESVVAWASGAFSVPVVLYSGLPFYRAGWRTLHAKRPGMDVLVSLGVIGAMVVSVGLLWRGSAEVYFDTAVMLIVLLLVGRLVETLCRQRGLRAFDSMALPSVDVVVWQYGQRETLPVEKIPQGAQIEVASGETIPLDGTLETPGWIDSAMLSGESVPRFYTSGQKVYAGCRYLGVETPLMLRVTAPAGQRRVDKLCEQMRRFQAQKGELQTMAERFAAWLSPAALVLGGLTLPVAMLFGVGWEDAIVRALSVLVVACPCAVGLAVPLASLAGSGQAMQQGIALRDPAALEILAKVHVIAFDKTGTLTRGQHRMLHVALRNPKGKAVFQQMLYTAVEHSEHPLAYGLLHWAKPLGEHGGKPDPAEIVETPGAGQRITFSKGEQWWLGSAVWVEHQLQQQDQALPINALDPAYGFASQVVVADSQGWLASLYLADQPVADAQVTIRQLQMSGYGVAMISGDRQGPVSWVSLQVGLPKEACYSQRSPEAKAKLLTALPSPTLYVGDGVNDTLSIAAAGVGVAPMQASEAAREGAAAQLLTPGVSGVVRLLEIAKRTRRVMVQNLIFSALYNTLALGLVVVMAIPPLVAVLAMAISSLSVTLNAARLAWSEPDGNGSDKLN; this is encoded by the coding sequence ATGCATAAAGAAGGCGCTGAGCACGAAAGGGGGAGGGAGGCACCGCTCTATACCCTCCACGGTATGTGGTGTACCAGCTGCGCGTTGGCTGTGGAGGGAGTGCTTAAACGTCTTTCGGGAGTTACAGAGGTTAGCGTTCACTACCCAACCGCTACGGTATGGGTGAAAGGTGAACCTGACGCTATCCAGCTAGCTGCGCTAGCCCCTCGTGTAGCTAGTATCGGCTACCAATTAACCGAGCTTGAAGCTGTTGGCGATGCCCATGTGCGCCTTGAACAAGAGAGCCGCTACCTTACGCTTCGGTTAGTTGTAGGAGCGGTGTTTGGTATGTGGACCATGCTGGCATCGTTGTTGATATATGCCGGTGCGCTGCCTAGCCATCAGGTGGAAAGCGTAGTGGCGTGGGCCTCTGGGGCGTTTTCAGTACCCGTGGTGCTTTACTCAGGATTGCCGTTTTACCGTGCGGGTTGGCGTACGCTTCACGCCAAGCGCCCAGGTATGGATGTGCTCGTAAGTTTAGGTGTTATTGGTGCGATGGTAGTTTCTGTTGGGCTGCTATGGCGTGGTTCGGCAGAGGTCTATTTCGACACTGCCGTGATGCTGATTGTGCTGCTACTCGTCGGCCGCCTAGTAGAAACCCTGTGCAGACAGCGGGGCTTGAGAGCCTTTGATTCGATGGCGTTACCCAGCGTCGATGTGGTTGTTTGGCAATACGGTCAGCGAGAAACTTTGCCCGTTGAAAAGATTCCCCAGGGTGCACAAATAGAAGTGGCATCAGGTGAAACTATACCGCTGGATGGCACGCTGGAAACACCAGGATGGATAGATAGTGCGATGCTATCCGGAGAAAGTGTGCCGCGTTTCTATACTAGTGGGCAGAAGGTATATGCAGGCTGCCGCTATTTAGGTGTGGAAACTCCTCTCATGCTACGTGTCACTGCACCTGCTGGGCAGCGGCGAGTTGATAAGCTATGTGAGCAAATGCGCCGCTTTCAGGCACAAAAGGGCGAACTACAAACCATGGCTGAGCGGTTTGCAGCGTGGTTAAGCCCAGCCGCGCTTGTGCTGGGGGGATTAACACTACCTGTTGCGATGCTATTCGGCGTAGGCTGGGAAGATGCCATAGTGCGCGCACTGTCGGTGTTAGTAGTGGCCTGCCCCTGCGCGGTGGGGCTTGCAGTACCCTTGGCCAGTCTGGCAGGCAGCGGCCAGGCTATGCAGCAAGGGATTGCCCTACGTGACCCCGCAGCACTGGAAATTCTCGCCAAAGTACATGTGATCGCATTCGATAAAACCGGCACATTAACTCGTGGGCAGCACCGCATGCTGCATGTCGCCCTGCGCAATCCCAAAGGCAAGGCCGTCTTTCAGCAAATGCTATATACCGCTGTGGAGCATAGCGAACATCCGCTAGCGTACGGCCTACTGCACTGGGCCAAACCATTAGGGGAGCATGGGGGGAAACCTGATCCTGCCGAGATAGTAGAGACCCCTGGTGCGGGCCAGCGTATTACCTTCAGCAAAGGTGAGCAGTGGTGGCTAGGCAGTGCCGTTTGGGTTGAGCACCAGCTGCAACAACAGGATCAAGCATTGCCTATAAACGCCCTGGATCCAGCTTACGGTTTTGCTTCTCAAGTAGTGGTGGCCGATAGCCAGGGGTGGTTAGCCTCTCTCTATCTAGCCGATCAGCCAGTAGCCGATGCCCAAGTAACAATACGGCAGCTACAAATGTCGGGCTATGGGGTGGCGATGATTAGTGGGGACCGTCAAGGACCAGTGAGCTGGGTGAGCCTGCAGGTGGGCTTGCCGAAAGAAGCATGCTACTCACAGCGCTCGCCGGAAGCCAAGGCAAAACTGTTAACCGCGCTACCATCTCCCACGCTTTATGTTGGAGATGGTGTCAACGATACACTCAGTATAGCCGCAGCAGGGGTTGGCGTTGCTCCTATGCAGGCAAGCGAAGCCGCTAGGGAGGGCGCAGCAGCTCAGCTGCTAACCCCTGGGGTAAGTGGCGTGGTGCGGCTGCTTGAAATTGCTAAACGCACGCGCCGAGTGATGGTGCAAAATCTTATTTTCTCAGCGCTTTATAACACCCTGGCCCTAGGGTTGGTGGTGGTGATGGCAATCCCACCGTTGGTGGCGGTGCTAGCCATGGCAATAAGCTCACTTAGCGTAACGCTTAATGCTGCGCGATTGGCATGGTCTGAGCCGGATGGCAATGGTTCCGATAAGTTGAATTAA
- a CDS encoding response regulator transcription factor, with product MVTPNDNSVHSQEITFSNELNQTLAGAISTLRTVHFTPHFTKLLRTLVAFDCAVIVGYRPAKHPIYLFDSLHEQRELLFQRYLMDAYQEDPFLLLLAQQQEQGVFSVEDTYPFKRVSDAYQQGFYQQTGWQDELCITLQLGGERWLVVYLGKLSGQETRHAGFTYADRDQLTGYLGVLSALCQQHWQVPFHLANATVNSDIAAMLRQSAESFGKALLTPREQQVAALLVQGMDSHEIAEHLAIGHGTVKNHRKRIYAQLDITSLSELFGLFLNHTVAASTPPR from the coding sequence ATGGTAACGCCAAATGATAATTCGGTGCATAGTCAGGAAATAACGTTTTCGAACGAACTTAACCAAACGCTCGCAGGTGCCATCAGTACGTTGCGTACTGTCCACTTTACCCCACATTTTACCAAGCTTCTGCGTACATTAGTTGCCTTCGACTGTGCCGTTATAGTGGGCTACCGGCCCGCTAAACACCCTATTTATCTGTTCGACTCCCTACATGAGCAGCGCGAGCTACTGTTCCAGCGTTATTTAATGGATGCCTACCAGGAAGACCCATTTTTGCTACTGCTTGCCCAGCAACAAGAGCAGGGCGTTTTTAGCGTCGAAGACACCTATCCATTTAAGCGCGTTAGCGATGCTTATCAGCAGGGTTTTTATCAGCAAACGGGCTGGCAGGATGAGTTATGCATTACCTTGCAACTTGGTGGGGAGCGTTGGCTGGTAGTATATCTGGGGAAATTAAGTGGTCAGGAAACTCGGCATGCTGGCTTTACATATGCCGACCGCGATCAGCTAACCGGTTACCTGGGGGTACTCTCCGCACTTTGCCAGCAGCATTGGCAAGTACCGTTTCATCTTGCCAACGCGACAGTAAATAGTGATATAGCGGCAATGCTGCGCCAATCCGCCGAAAGCTTTGGGAAAGCGCTATTAACTCCAAGAGAGCAGCAGGTTGCCGCACTTTTAGTGCAGGGTATGGATAGCCACGAAATAGCCGAGCATTTAGCAATAGGCCACGGCACAGTGAAAAACCATCGCAAGCGTATTTATGCGCAACTGGATATTACGTCTCTGAGTGAGCTATTTGGCCTGTTTCTTAACCATACCGTTGCAGCGTCAACACCACCACGTTAA